The following coding sequences lie in one Pseudoxanthomonas sp. SE1 genomic window:
- the rho gene encoding transcription termination factor Rho, producing MSDSSNETGAPAEKRVRKARTPKTPTADTAAAPTERASDPAPQLPLPPVATERAPAPAASGAPAAPAPSQDGGGDGPAPQAQGGGQHEGGDQRDGNRFNNNRRDRFRNRRERNRERQGNDGMPQDGNGGGQDTFVPRAMPNVPEGFPQYSLGDLKRMPAPKLLDIAEQLNIQEGVARARKQDVIFALLKVLTRHGEGVAADGVLEILPDGFGFLRAAEASYLAGPDDVYISPSQIRRFNLRTGDHLAGRIRWPKDGERYFALSTIDTINGEPLEASKNKVLFENLTPLFPRRRFTLERGNGSSEDIAGRILDLMAPQGKGQRALIVSPPKAGKTIMMQQIATAITTNHPDVHLIVLLVDERPEEVTEMQRTVRGEVVSSTFDEPAARHVQVAEMVIERAKRLVEHKKDVVIMLDSITRLARAYNNVVPSSGKVLTGGVDANALHRPKRFFGAARNVEEGGSLTIIATALVETGSKMDEVIYEEFKGTGNSEVHLNRRITEKRVYPAIDINRSGTRREDLLIEPELLQKIWILRKLLHPMDEIAAMEFLLDKMKNTKSNDEFFSSMKR from the coding sequence TTGTCCGACAGCAGCAACGAAACCGGCGCTCCCGCCGAGAAGCGCGTGCGCAAAGCCCGCACTCCGAAAACCCCGACCGCCGACACCGCCGCAGCGCCCACCGAGCGCGCGTCCGATCCGGCCCCGCAGCTTCCGCTGCCGCCCGTCGCGACCGAACGCGCACCTGCGCCCGCAGCGTCTGGCGCACCCGCCGCACCCGCACCGTCCCAGGACGGCGGCGGTGACGGCCCCGCGCCCCAGGCGCAGGGCGGCGGCCAGCACGAGGGGGGCGACCAGCGCGACGGCAACCGCTTCAACAACAACCGCCGCGACCGCTTCCGCAACCGCCGCGAGCGCAACCGCGAGCGCCAGGGCAACGACGGCATGCCGCAGGACGGCAACGGCGGCGGCCAGGACACGTTCGTGCCGCGCGCCATGCCGAACGTGCCGGAGGGCTTTCCGCAGTATTCGCTGGGCGACCTCAAGCGCATGCCTGCACCGAAGCTGCTGGACATCGCCGAGCAGCTGAACATTCAGGAAGGCGTCGCCCGCGCCCGCAAGCAGGACGTGATCTTCGCGCTGCTGAAGGTGCTGACCCGCCACGGTGAAGGCGTCGCCGCCGACGGCGTGCTGGAAATCCTGCCGGACGGCTTCGGCTTCCTGCGTGCCGCCGAGGCCAGCTATCTGGCCGGCCCGGACGATGTCTACATCAGTCCCAGCCAGATCCGCCGCTTCAACCTGCGCACCGGCGACCATCTGGCCGGCCGCATCCGCTGGCCGAAGGACGGCGAACGCTACTTCGCACTGTCGACCATCGACACGATCAACGGCGAACCGCTGGAAGCGTCGAAGAACAAGGTGCTGTTCGAGAACCTGACCCCGCTGTTCCCGCGCCGCCGCTTCACGCTGGAGCGTGGCAATGGTTCGTCGGAAGACATCGCCGGCCGCATCCTCGACCTGATGGCACCGCAGGGCAAGGGCCAGCGCGCGCTGATCGTGTCGCCGCCCAAGGCGGGCAAGACGATCATGATGCAGCAGATCGCCACCGCCATCACGACCAACCACCCCGACGTGCACCTGATCGTGCTGCTGGTGGACGAGCGTCCGGAAGAAGTCACCGAAATGCAGCGCACCGTGCGCGGTGAAGTGGTCAGCTCGACCTTCGACGAACCCGCCGCGCGCCACGTGCAGGTCGCTGAGATGGTGATCGAGCGCGCCAAGCGCCTGGTCGAGCACAAGAAGGACGTGGTGATCATGCTGGACTCGATCACCCGCCTGGCCCGCGCCTACAACAACGTCGTGCCGAGCTCCGGCAAGGTACTGACCGGCGGCGTGGACGCCAATGCCCTGCACCGTCCAAAGCGTTTCTTCGGCGCCGCGCGTAATGTCGAAGAAGGCGGTTCGCTGACCATCATCGCCACCGCGCTGGTCGAGACCGGCAGCAAGATGGACGAAGTGATCTACGAAGAGTTCAAGGGCACCGGCAACAGCGAAGTGCACCTGAACCGCCGCATCACCGAGAAGCGCGTCTACCCGGCCATCGACATCAACCGCTCGGGCACGCGCCGCGAGGACCTGCTGATCGAACCGGAACTGCTGCAGAAGATCTGGATCCTGCGCAAGCTGCTGCACCCCATGGACGAGATCGCGGCGATGGAGTTCCTGTTGGACAAGATGAAGAACACCAAGTCCAACGACGAGTTCTTCAGCTCGATGAAGCGCTGA